Sequence from the Synergistaceae bacterium genome:
AAAGAAGTGCCGGATCTTTGCCTGCTCGACATCAAGATGCCGGACATGAACGGCTTTGAGACGTTGAAGGCACTGCGGGACACCGAGAAAGGCAAAGACCTTCCCGTTATTTTCCTGACCGCCGACGAATCACAAATGGCCGAAACTACAGGGCTTTCACTCGGAGCTATGGACTTCATCAAGAAACCCTTTGTGCCGGAAGTTCTTGTACTGCGGGCACGACACATTATAGACTTGGTACGGCTTCAGAGGAATCTTGCGCATGAGGTTGAACTCAAGACGGAAGAGAACCACAAGCTCTTCCTTCACGTCGTCTCTGTACTGGCGGCGGCAATTGACGCAAAGGATATTTCCGCAGGACATTCCGAACGCGTCGCGAAATGTGCGAGGGAAATAGCGAAACGTTACGGCTGCAGCGAGCGCAAACAGAATGATATATACATGATGGGACTCCTTCATGATGTCGGGAAAATCGGTGTGCCTGACTCAATACTCAAGAAGCCGGGCGACATGACCGATGATGAAACCGCAAAATTCCGTGAACATCCTGTAATCGGTGCTCATATTCTCTCGAGCATAAACGAGATGCCATCGCTGTCGCTGGGTGCAAAGTACCATCACGAGAGATACGACGGGAGCGGCTATCCCGGCGGGCTGTCGGGCGACAAGATTCCCGAACAAGCACGGATTATAGCTGTTGCTGACAGTTACGACGCAATGACCTGCAGAAAACATCTTCCGCCGGACGCAGTCAGAGAAGCCATCGAGAAAGGCAGAGGCACGCAGTTTGACCCTGTCTTTGCGGAAATAATGCTGGACATCATCGACGAAGGTATAACGTTTGCGTGAGCCTGAGATAATCAAGCGCGTCCGGGCAGTATGGCGGCTTCTCGGGGTATCAATCTATGATGATGAAGAACGCTGCAAACGAAACCTGAAGACCCTCGCATGTATTGCGGCAATTCTTGAAGTACCGTCGCTGTCCGGCGTGATATTTTACTCCTTCACTCCTATGTGGGAGTTCGCGCTCAGCTGCTCGGTCTATGCTGTTTTCCACGCAGTAATCTTTTACTTGGCCGCCGTCAGGAAGAACCGCAGGCTGGTTGCGAGCATAGGCACGATTCTTTCACTCATAGTCTGCACCAACATAGCACTGTTCGCGAGGAACGGCTTTGCGGCACACTGGACGCTTCTTTTCCCGCTCGTTGTCTGCTATCTCTGCGGAGTACGTCTGGGAATCTTAAGCTCCAGCTACATGACGCTCCTCTACATGATAATTTACTGGACTCCGCTGAGGGTTCTAATGGAAGATGTTTATCCGCCTGTATTCCTGAACCGTTTTCCCTTCCTCTATCTGGTTGTCTCGCTGAATACGGCATATATCATGATTGAGTATCATGTAAACATCCTGAGCCAGCAGCAGTACGAGAAGAGGCTTGAAGCCGCCAGAGACGAAGCGCGGGCCGCCAACCACGCAAAGAGCGAGTTTCTTGCGAGCATGTCCCACGAGATTCGGACTCCGTTGAACGCCGTACTGGGAATGAACACGATAATTCTGCGCGACTGCCAGCAGGCCAGGAAACTCCTCAGCGGAAACTGGGAAGCTCTGAAGATTCTGGAGAGCATAACGTCCAGTGCCGGAGACATTGAGAACGCCGGGAACAATCTTCTTTCGCTCATCAACCAGATTCTTGATTTCTCGAAAGTTGAAGCCGGAAAAATCGAGCTCGTAGAGACCAGATACAAATTAAGCTCTGTCCTGAATGACGTAAGCAGTATGGCAGCCATCAGGGCAAAAGCAAAAGATGTTGATTTCCGCGTTGATATTGATGAGAACATCCCTGATGTTTATTTCGGCGATGAAATGCGAATGAGGCTCATAATACTTAACCTCCTGACCAACGCCGTAAAGTACACCGACAGCGGAAGTGTAGATTTCTCGGTCAGCAGTGCGGATTCCGCGAACATCCAGCCCGGCAGTATTATCCACCTGAAGATTGTAGTGAAGGATACCGGCGTAGGCATCAGGAAGGAAGACCTCGATAAGATCTTCAGACGTTTCGAGCGTGTAAATCTCGAACACAACAGCACGATAGAGGGTACAGGTCTCGGCCTTGCTATAGTTCAGCTTCTTTGCAGCAAAATGGGAGGCGACATCAAGCTGGAGAGCGAATACGGGAAAGGTTCTGTGTTCACGCTGACGATTCCGCAGAAAGTTATCTCGTGCGAGCCTGTCGGGAATTTCCGCGAAAAGTTCGAGCAGAGCATCATCAACAGGGGGCATTACCACGAACTGTTCAAAGCTCCCGCCGCACGAATCCTGATAGTTGACGATACACATTTCAATCTTGTTGTGGCTATGGGGCTGCTGAAGAAGACGGAAATCAAGATTGATACTGCCTCGAACGGTGCGGACGCTGTTGCGCTGGCGGGAGAACGTTCCTACGACTTGATTCTGATGGATCAGCGTATGCCTGGAATCGACGGGACTGAAGCACTCCACCAGATACGGGAGTTCGACCAGAATACGCCTGTAATCTGCCTGACTGCCGACGCGATTCTCGGGGCACGGGCGCGGTATTTGTCGCACGGCTTCACGGACTACCTGACGAAGCCCATCGACAGCATTGCGCTCGAGAAAATGCTCTTGAAGTACCTGCCTAAAGAGAAAATCATTAAGGTTACGGGAGCAGACGAAGGAATCACGGAGGACGAAGCGGATGATTTTGCCGGGCTTGCGGAAGCCGGAATTAACGTTACGGCGGGGCTAAGGTATTCCCAGAACGATAAGACGCTCTACCGTGCTCTTCTGGGTGAGTATGCTGCGAGCTATGATGAGCGTGTTGATTCCGTAAAGAGATTCAGTGCGTCCAAAAACTTTGAACGCTACGGCATAGTTGTTCATGCTCTCAAGAGTTCATCAAGGATGATAGGGGCGGCGGAACTTTCCGAACTCTGTGCACAGCTTGAGAAGGCTTCTGACGGCAGCGATATTGAGACGATAGAGAAGATGACTCCGGCTATGCTGGAATTGTACGGTAAGACTGTCAGCGCGATACGTTCTTCTGATGCTGCGGGCACTGAAACCCTGCATGAATCTGACGATGAAATACTGGAATTTTTCCCTGAAACATAAATAGCTGTTACCGGCAAGATTAGTGGTGTATAATTAATTCCGTCCCGGGAAGCTGAGGACGGAGCAAAACGGGCTCGCTGAAGTTGGGGCGGAATCCCAGCCTCAGACATTAAGCCCTTCGGATAGGATTAACGTTTGAACTCACGGATTAAATCCGTTATCGCTCGTACAAGGTCGGTGATGGCCTCTACGAGCTTTATTATTGTCCTCACGTTCCCACCTCCTTTCACCTGATATAGGCTACTCGGGGTGTCCCCTTGCAAGCCTCGCCCCGCAAACTGCACACAGGGCGGCTTCCCGCAAAGTATTCTATCACAAGTCTTTAATCCGGCGGATAATTCTGATAAAGCCGATGGTGTATAATGCTGGAACAGGTGAAACAGGACTACCTGAAGCGGGGGGTTGGTTTCCCCACATCAGGAATCATCCCAACGATGAGGGATTACGCTTTGAAAATACGGATTAGATCCGTAAGGGCTCGGGTAAGGTCGCTAATGGTCTTAACGAGCTTTATTTTTTACCATCACATATCCCCTCATGCTAAAGTTACAGAATCCCCTCACCGAAAATGTCAATGTAACGAGATACAGGCCATCCATTCACAAAGGCCTGAACACGGAAACCTTTTCGCGATAAGGATAGAAGGTTTACTAACAGCACCAAAGCGCACAGCCGAACACCGCACAAACTCCACGTCCCGGGCTTCACTGAACGGGCGCGAGCGTTCAGACCGTGAAGGCATAACCGGCACGGAGCATAAAGCGGCCAAAGGCACAGTTACCCTCAGAACCCGTGAGGGCAGGACATTACCTAACGCCTCCCACACAAGGACGGCGGGAGGCACGACAGAAAACTACAAGGAGGTTTATCTATCATGTCAATGGTAATTCAGCACAACATACCGGCACTGCAGACGTACAACATCGTCAACGGTACCAGCAATGCCCTGCAGAAGTCGATAGCCAAACTGTCAAGCGGACTCCGCATCAACAGCGCGGCAGACGACGCGGCAGGCCTCGCAATCAGCGAGAAAATGCGTTCTCAGGTCGGCGGACTCGACAAGGCAGTAGCCAACACTCAGGACGGCATCAGCCTCATCCAGACAGCAGAAGGCGCGCTTCAGGAGACCCACTCAATCCTTCAGAGAATGCGCGAGCTCTCAGTCCAGGCGGCCAACGACACCCTGACACAGCAGGACAGAAGCTACATCCAAGTCGAAATCGACCAGCTCAACGACGAGATTACCCGTATCGGCGACACGACGCAGTTCAACAAGAAGAAGCTCCTGAACGGCGACGCGGCGGCTCTGTGGAGCAGTGATGACAACGAGACGAAGGCCATCATCAACGGCGGTCTCCGCAAGACAGACCAGTTCGGGCAGAAAGTCTCCGTCGAGGGCAACTACAAGATCCGCGTGAAGGCAGATCCTGGACAGGGCGAAGTCCAGAAGTCGGACATCATGA
This genomic interval carries:
- a CDS encoding response regulator encodes the protein MSDIKYWIVVVDDDVANLMMAGNVMSKNGMRVTALKSGKALLEYIETKEVPDLCLLDIKMPDMNGFETLKALRDTEKGKDLPVIFLTADESQMAETTGLSLGAMDFIKKPFVPEVLVLRARHIIDLVRLQRNLAHEVELKTEENHKLFLHVVSVLAAAIDAKDISAGHSERVAKCAREIAKRYGCSERKQNDIYMMGLLHDVGKIGVPDSILKKPGDMTDDETAKFREHPVIGAHILSSINEMPSLSLGAKYHHERYDGSGYPGGLSGDKIPEQARIIAVADSYDAMTCRKHLPPDAVREAIEKGRGTQFDPVFAEIMLDIIDEGITFA
- a CDS encoding response regulator, which codes for MREPEIIKRVRAVWRLLGVSIYDDEERCKRNLKTLACIAAILEVPSLSGVIFYSFTPMWEFALSCSVYAVFHAVIFYLAAVRKNRRLVASIGTILSLIVCTNIALFARNGFAAHWTLLFPLVVCYLCGVRLGILSSSYMTLLYMIIYWTPLRVLMEDVYPPVFLNRFPFLYLVVSLNTAYIMIEYHVNILSQQQYEKRLEAARDEARAANHAKSEFLASMSHEIRTPLNAVLGMNTIILRDCQQARKLLSGNWEALKILESITSSAGDIENAGNNLLSLINQILDFSKVEAGKIELVETRYKLSSVLNDVSSMAAIRAKAKDVDFRVDIDENIPDVYFGDEMRMRLIILNLLTNAVKYTDSGSVDFSVSSADSANIQPGSIIHLKIVVKDTGVGIRKEDLDKIFRRFERVNLEHNSTIEGTGLGLAIVQLLCSKMGGDIKLESEYGKGSVFTLTIPQKVISCEPVGNFREKFEQSIINRGHYHELFKAPAARILIVDDTHFNLVVAMGLLKKTEIKIDTASNGADAVALAGERSYDLILMDQRMPGIDGTEALHQIREFDQNTPVICLTADAILGARARYLSHGFTDYLTKPIDSIALEKMLLKYLPKEKIIKVTGADEGITEDEADDFAGLAEAGINVTAGLRYSQNDKTLYRALLGEYAASYDERVDSVKRFSASKNFERYGIVVHALKSSSRMIGAAELSELCAQLEKASDGSDIETIEKMTPAMLELYGKTVSAIRSSDAAGTETLHESDDEILEFFPET